The following are from one region of the Silene latifolia isolate original U9 population chromosome 9, ASM4854445v1, whole genome shotgun sequence genome:
- the LOC141598556 gene encoding 65-kDa microtubule-associated protein 3-like has protein sequence MTSAPNDLLLQAETTCGSLLYELQKIWDEVGETESSRDKMLYELEQECLEVYRRKVDQANRSRAQLRQAIADSEAELAAICSAIGELPVHIRQPEQNGASLMEELNTILPELEEMRKRKLERKSQFVDVISQIQKVSTEIFGSMGYDSSQAAVVDENDLSLRRFEELQKQLESLQREKSDRLEQVIKHLSVLSSLCSVLGLDFKETVKNLHPSLADGGETLSISNEILKLTESAISRLHELKVQRMQKLQDLATMLVELWNLMDTPVEEQQPFQNVTCKIAASEDEITDPDILSENFIKHVETEVFRLEELKSSKMKELVLKKRVELEEICRKTHLLPEGDSEIESLLAAIETGAIDPGSVLEQIEMEVAKVKEEAFSRKEILEKVEKWLSAREEEEWLEDYNMDENRYNAGKGAHLILKRAEKARTLANKLPGMVEALAAKALSWENERGVVFMYDGIRLLSMLEEYMIVRQEREQEKKRQREQKKLQGQFITEQEAMFGSKPSPLKSGKKASRMSMGGGNNRRLSVGGNMIQTPRPISSHSSRATPNSRPVKKDDNPRTKTGARRALDVASLPARNYTFNGRESEPASVRRPFSPVSSTASLRTNGDFHDDPNILQNDSIQKSYSENHTPQKTVLTSNTVLTTPSKVIYAVDEENRTPNVKSIPVPMTPSTVSAPMVTSMTPAPLSVYGGSPVEERSDEIEYSFEERRAGFVVLPSPHLKRAILV, from the exons ATGACGAGCGCACCAAATGACTTGCTTTTACAAGCTGAAACAACTTGTGGGTCACTGTTATATGAGCTTCAG AAAATATGGGATGAGGTGGGTGAGACTGAATCATCCAGGGATAAGATGTTATATGAGCTTGAACAAGAGTGTCTAGAAGTATACAGGAGGAAAGTAGATCAAGCAAACCGCTCTAGGGCTCAGTTACGCCAGGCAATTGCTGATTCTGAGGCCGAGCTTGCAGCCATTTGTTCTGCTATAGGAGAGCTGCCAGTACATATTAGGCAG CCTGAACAAAATGGTGCAAGTTTGATGGAAGAGCTCAATACTATTCTTCCTGAGCTAGAGGAGATGCGGAAAAGAAAACTAGAAAGAAAGAGTCAGTTTGTTGATGTTATCAGTCAGATTCAGAAAGTATCCACAGAGATTTTCGGATCCATGGGATATGATAGCTCACAGGCTGCAGTAGTTGATGAAAATGACTTGTCTCTAAGAAGGTTTGAAGAACTGCAAAAACAGCTCGAGTCCCTACAAAGAGAAAAG AGTGATCGTTTAGAGCAGGTAATTAAACACTTGAGTGTTTTAAGCTCCTTGTGCTCTGTCCTCGGGTTGGATTTTAAAGAAACTGTGAAGAACCTTCATCCTAGCTTAGCTGATGGTGGGGAAACTTTGAGTATAAGTAACGAGATACTGAAGCTGACGGAGTCTGCCATCAGTAGATTGCACGAGCTCAAAGTCCAGAGAATGCAGAAG CTTCAAGATCTTGCGACTATGTTGGTGGAGCTCTGGAATCTCATGGATACACCAGTGGAGGAGCAACAACCATTCCAAAATGTCACATGCAAAATTGCTGCATCAGAAGACGAGATAACAGACCCTGACATTCTTTCTGAAAATTTCATTAAACAT GTTGAGACGGAAGTTTTCAGGCTGGAAGAGCTGAAATCTAGCAAGATGAAGGAACTAGTCCTGAAGAAGAGGGTAGAATTAGAGGAAATTTGTAGGAAGACACATTTGCTTCCTGAAGGAGATAGTGAAATAGAAAGTCTGCTTGCAGCAATTGAAACCG GAGCCATAGACCCTGGTTCTGTCCTTGAGCAAATCGAAATGGAAGTTGCCAAGGTTAAAGAGGAAGCATTTAGTCGGAAAGAAATACTGGAGAAAGTCGAGAAGTGGTTATCTGCCCGTGAAGAGGAAGAGTGGCTAGAAGACTATAATATG GATGAAAACAGATACAATGCAGGCAAAGGTGCTCATCTTATCCTCAAACGCGCTGAAAAAGCTCGAACATTAGCTAACAAGCTTCCTG GGATGGTGGAAGCACTAGCTGCAAAAGCTCTTAGCTGGGAGAACGAAAGAGGAGTGGTATTCATGTATGATGGG ATTCGTCTACTTTCTATGCTTGAGGAGTACATGATAGTACGGCAAGAGAGGGAacaagagaagaaaagacagcGG GAACAGAAAAAACTTCAAGGACAATTCATTACAGAACAAGAGGCAATGTTCGGCTCAAAACCGAGCCCTTTAAAGAGTGGCAAGAAAGCATCTAGAATGTCGATGGGGGGAGGAAACAATAGAAGACTGTCTGTTGGAGGGAATATGATTCAAACTCCAAGGCCTATTTCATCTCATTCTTCAAGAGCAACTCCGAATTCCCGTCCTGTCAAGAAAGATGACAACCCAAGAACAAAAACCGGTG CAAGGAGGGCATTAGATGTGGCCAGTCTACCAGCAAGGAACTACACGTTCAATGGTCGTGAATCCGAACCTGCTTCTGTAAGAAGACCTTTCTCACCTGTCTCTTCCACTGCATCACTAAGAACAAATGGAGATTTCCATGATGATCCAAACATCTTACAAAACGATTCAATCCAGAAAAGTTACTCCGAAAACCATACACCTCAGAAAACCGTGCTAACGAGTAATACAGTCCTTACAACTCCGTCAAAGGTGATCTATGCTGTGGATGAAGAAAACCGTACTCCTAATGTAAAGTCTATCCCTGTGCCCATGACTCCCTCTACAGTTTCAGCCCCAATGGTGACATCAATGACTCCAGCTCCGTTATCGGTTTATGGTGGTAGTCCGGTGGAAGAAAGGAGTGACGAGATAGAATACTCGTTTGAGGAAAGGAGAGCTGGCTTTGTTGTTCTACCCAGCCCTCATCTAAAAAGAGCGATACTGGTATGA